The Methanofastidiosum sp. genomic sequence CATGTCACCAATGTATCTGGCACACATGATGTCACAACTTGGGTATTCCATCTTGAATGGACATCTGTAACAGTAACAGTCTGGACCATGCAATATTCCTGGGTAACCTGGCTCATTTGGATACCTTCGTGGGTCTCCAGTTAGCATCATTGCTATACCGGTTGCTCCGTGGTAAGACTGGTAACGGGAAATAATTTTATATTTACCAGTGTACCATTTTGCAGCTTTAACTGCCGCTTCATTTGCTTCAGTACCGCTTGAAGAAAAGAATGTTCTCTTAAAGTTTGGACCTGCAATATCAGCAACCATTTTCCCTAATTTTGCTCTTGCTTCACTGCCAAGCCCTGGACCTATGTAAGCATATTTGTTAAGCTGTTCAACAATCCCATCATTTATTTCTTTTACATTGTGACCGCAACTTGTACTCATAAGTTGGGAAGAGAAGTCTGAGTATTTTTTGCCTGATTTATCCCAGAAGTATATACCTTCAGCCTTCTCTATCATGTTAACTTTGACATCTGCTTGGCAAGACCAAGATCTCATAACGTATTCTTTTTCCATCTGTGCAAAATCTTCCATAAAAGGCCTCCTACATTCTAATAGGCACAGTTACTTAATATGTCTAGAGATTTATATAACTTTCGATTATAAATTGGAATATCTAGAAAATAGTTTAATAACACTTAATTAATTAGTCAAATATCCGATGAAAACTTGGTATTTTAAAAATAAAATAAAAATTAATTATTTTATAATGGATAGAATCTATCCCTCTTTACGAATTTACCCCATCCTTTTTCTCCTGTGAGCTTGCCATCTTCTACAACGACTTTTCCTCTTGAGAGTACAGTAACTGGGTAACCCTTTACTACCATTCCCTCCCAAGGAGTATAGTCAGTATTCTGGTGAAGATTCTTTACAGAGATTGTTACTTCTTTCTCAGGATCGAATACTACTATGTCTGCATCTGATCCAACTGCTATTGTTCCTTTTTGTGGGAATAATCCAAACATCTTTGCAGGATTAGTTGAGTTAAGCTCTACGAACTTGTTTAATGTTATCCAGTCCTCAAGGACTCCTGCAGTATACATCACCGGTATCCTTGTTTCAACACCCGGTGCACCGTTTGGTATCTTTGCAAAGTTATCTTTACCCATTTCTTTCTGGCCTTTAAAGAAGAACGGGCAGTGATCAGTTGATATTACCTGAAGATCCCCTCTCTCAATTGCAAACCAAAGTGCATCCTGATCAAACTCAGATCTCAAAGGTGGTGACATGACATACTTAGCACCGTTAAAGTCCGGTTCAGTGTATCTTTCTTCGTCAAGAGTAAGGTACTGTGGGCATGTTTCTCCATAGATTGGAAGCCCTCTTTCTCTTCCCTCATGAATAGCTTCAACTGCCTCAAGGCATGAGTTATGCACTATGTAAAGGGGTGCCTCTGCAAGTTCAGCAAGAGTAATTGCCCTCTGACAGGCCTCTCCTTCAAGAATTGAGGGTCTTGAAACAGCGTGGTACATTGGCTCTGTCTTATTCTCGGCCAACAATCTCTTTGTATATAGATCAATTATATGACCGTTTTCAGCGTGGAGCATAATTAGCCCTCCAAATTCACCGGCTTTTTCAAGAGCTTTGTAAAATGCATCGTCTTCGGCCATTAGTGCCCCTTTATAGGCAAAGAATAGTTTGAAACTTGGGATTCCCTCTTCCAATATCATCGTTTCCATTTCTTTTAGTGTGTCATCATTAACATCCGTCATTCCCATGTGGAAACCATAGTCAATGTATGCATTTCCAGTTGATCTTTTGTTCCACTCATCTAAGGCCGCCCTTAGGGTTCCTCCCTTTGATTGAATTATAAAGTCAACAACACAGGTTGTTCCACCAAAGGCCGCAGCCCTTGTTCCTGTTTCCCATGTGTCAGAAGAATATGTGCCCATAAATGGCATTTCAATATGTGTATGTACATCTATAAATCCCGGGAAGACCATCATTCCCTTCGCATCAATTTCCTTAGAGCCAGAAAGCTCCTTCCCAATGGCAACAATCTTTTCGCCTTCAATACCAATGTCTGCTTCATACATATCTGTTGCTGTAACTATCGTTCCGTTTTTAATAACGAGGTCCATAACTATACCTCCCCTATACTTTTACGTCTTTATAACTTATAAAACTTGTGATTTCTAAAATATAAAAAAAATATTCTATTTTTCTATCAAAAAAATGTTATCTTCTGTAAGAAAATTAAAATGATTTCCATTTTTGAGTGATTTGCCTTTACCATTGATTATATCCATTATTCCCTTTATAGTTTCATCAGCATTTTCACTCAAAACTTCATAGATATTTTCTTCACTAAAGAGCTCTTTTACAGCATATATCTCGTAATCAAGAATCTCTGATAAAATGTTGTCCTTTATTTTATCTTCAGAGTATCTTCTCTCACGTAATCTTTCTATAAGAACTCTGGGGTTGCATCTTAGGACAATAGCTTTTTCAGCTTTAAACGGTATGTGAGAATCTATAACTATGTCTTGAAGTAGATCTAATTTTTCGCCCATTAGATTTTCATCTATTATTATTTCATTCTCTTCAACTGGGAACTCAAAGTTGTCTTTTGCAAATTCACCGACATTAATATACTGCAAATTTAGCAGTTCAGACAGCTTTTTTCCTACAAGGGTCTTACCTACACCAGGTACTCCAGTGACCAAAAGCTTCATAATTATAAATACGAACGAAAATCTTAAATACGTTGTTAATATTTCCGTGATATACATGGGCCCGTGGCTTAGATTGGTTATAGCGTCCGGCTGATAACCGGGAGGTCCTGAGTTCAAATCTCAGCGGGCCCACTATGTTCTTCTATCTATGTTTTAATACGCTTATTTTTGGGCAATATTTTTCAATTGGGCAGATACTGCATTTTGGGCTAATAGGTACACAAACATTTTGACCGTATGTGACAAGAATATCATTATATTCAATCCAATGCTCCTGTGGGAGCTTTTCTCTCAGTGCGAACTCTGTTTGAATTGGATTTTTTGTTTTGACATAGCCCCATCTATTAGAAATTCTGTGAACATGAGTATCGACGCACACACCTTGCTTTGAATATCCAAGAGTTATAACAATGTTTGCAGTTTTCCTTCCTACGCCTTTAAGTTTTAATAGCTCATCAATTGTATCTGGAACTTTTCCGCCATACTCATCAAGAATTTTATGGGACATCTCAATAATCCTTTTTGCCTTAGTTTTATAGAATCCCACAGGATAAATCAATTTTTCAATCTCTGATTCATTCAGATTGATCATTTTATTGGCTGTGTCTGCACGCTCAAATAGCTTGAGGGAAGCCTTCTTGGTAACTTCATCCTTTGTTCTAAGGCTCAAGACACAAGAGATAAGAACTTTGTAGGGGTCTCTATCGGCTGCAACTTCAGAAACTATAGGTACAGAAAACTTCTTTATCTCCTCTCTTAGCACACCTAAAACCTCTGAGATGTTTGTATTATCGATGATGTTAATCCCCTCTATATTTTTCTAAAAAATCTTGAAGTATCTTGTTATGATCAAAGGCAAGATTCTCCGGTATTTTCACTAAATCAAATAAGAATAACTCTTTAGCATCGTCTCCTGCTTTTGGGGTACCTTTGCCCTCTCCATGAAAAACTATACTGATTGTATGTCCTCTTGGATCTCTATTTGGTTCTGAATATACTCCAAAAAGAGTTAGTTTTGTAACTTCTAGTCCTGTTTCCTCTTTTGCTTCCCTTAGTGCGGCATTCTCAACTGTTTCACCGTACTCAACAAATCCGCCTGGAATTGCAAAGCTATCTTTGAATGGTTCCCTCTCTCTTTTTATAAGGACTAATTTATTATCAAAAAAAATTATTATGTCAACTGCCAGTGAAGGGAACCTTCTCATATCCTAACTCCAATAAGGCGCTTAAAGAAAATTGTCACGTATCCGAGTTTTGGAATCTTCATGACGCTCTTTCCGAGAATAGCGTAATCTGGTACGCCAGGAAGTTTCTTACCATTTTCAAAGTAAGAATCCTCAAAAGGATTATTGTCGCCCTTAGTCACAAAATATAGGGCTCCATCTTCTTCGATTATATTAATTGCTCTGTGGACTATGGGTATGTCCTGGTAGGGCCTTTTGTAAACAACAATGTCTCCGACCTGTATATCGCTTGGATCAGTTCCCTTGATTACAATAATGTCCCCTCTATAGTAAACAGGCTCCATGCTTCCAGAAATAACAACTGCCACGGGATTTTCAACTTTTAATGCATATGACAAAGTCAAACTAATGACTAAGTAAAGCACAACGGCAATTACAATGCCCTCTACTATCTCCTTGCCTTCCTTCTTGTAATCCACTCTTTTTCAC encodes the following:
- the hydA gene encoding dihydropyrimidinase yields the protein MDLVIKNGTIVTATDMYEADIGIEGEKIVAIGKELSGSKEIDAKGMMVFPGFIDVHTHIEMPFMGTYSSDTWETGTRAAAFGGTTCVVDFIIQSKGGTLRAALDEWNKRSTGNAYIDYGFHMGMTDVNDDTLKEMETMILEEGIPSFKLFFAYKGALMAEDDAFYKALEKAGEFGGLIMLHAENGHIIDLYTKRLLAENKTEPMYHAVSRPSILEGEACQRAITLAELAEAPLYIVHNSCLEAVEAIHEGRERGLPIYGETCPQYLTLDEERYTEPDFNGAKYVMSPPLRSEFDQDALWFAIERGDLQVISTDHCPFFFKGQKEMGKDNFAKIPNGAPGVETRIPVMYTAGVLEDWITLNKFVELNSTNPAKMFGLFPQKGTIAVGSDADIVVFDPEKEVTISVKNLHQNTDYTPWEGMVVKGYPVTVLSRGKVVVEDGKLTGEKGWGKFVKRDRFYPL
- a CDS encoding AAA family ATPase — translated: MKLLVTGVPGVGKTLVGKKLSELLNLQYINVGEFAKDNFEFPVEENEIIIDENLMGEKLDLLQDIVIDSHIPFKAEKAIVLRCNPRVLIERLRERRYSEDKIKDNILSEILDYEIYAVKELFSEENIYEVLSENADETIKGIMDIINGKGKSLKNGNHFNFLTEDNIFLIEK
- a CDS encoding endonuclease III — translated: MDNTNISEVLGVLREEIKKFSVPIVSEVAADRDPYKVLISCVLSLRTKDEVTKKASLKLFERADTANKMINLNESEIEKLIYPVGFYKTKAKRIIEMSHKILDEYGGKVPDTIDELLKLKGVGRKTANIVITLGYSKQGVCVDTHVHRISNRWGYVKTKNPIQTEFALREKLPQEHWIEYNDILVTYGQNVCVPISPKCSICPIEKYCPKISVLKHR
- a CDS encoding NUDIX hydrolase encodes the protein MRRFPSLAVDIIIFFDNKLVLIKREREPFKDSFAIPGGFVEYGETVENAALREAKEETGLEVTKLTLFGVYSEPNRDPRGHTISIVFHGEGKGTPKAGDDAKELFLFDLVKIPENLAFDHNKILQDFLEKYRGD
- a CDS encoding signal peptidase I; this encodes MDYKKEGKEIVEGIVIAVVLYLVISLTLSYALKVENPVAVVISGSMEPVYYRGDIIVIKGTDPSDIQVGDIVVYKRPYQDIPIVHRAINIIEEDGALYFVTKGDNNPFEDSYFENGKKLPGVPDYAILGKSVMKIPKLGYVTIFFKRLIGVRI